In the Pseudonocardia sediminis genome, CTCGGGGATCTCGCGGCCGAACGACTCGAGCGTGACGGCCTCCGGCGCCGGGCCGCCCCGCACACCGGTGTCGAGCCCGTCGATCGCCGACAGCTCCTCGGCGGTGAGCTCGAAGCCGAACACGTCGATGTTCTCGGCGATCCGCGACGGCGTGACCGACTTGGGGATGACCTGGCGGCCCTGCTGCAGGTGCCAGCGCAGCATCACCTGCGCCGGAGACTTCCCGTGCGCCTGCGCGATCCCGACGATGACGGGGTCCTGCAGCGTGCTGCCGTGCGAGCCGTCGCGGTAGAACGTGATCCCGCCGATCGGTGACCAGGCCTGGGAGACGATCCCGTACCCGGCGTCGGCGTCGAGCAGCTCGGTCTGGCGGAAGTAGGGGTGCACCTCGATCTGGTTGATCGCCGGCACGACCGAGGTCTCCTCCATCAGCGCGGCCAGATGGTCGGGCATGAAGTTGCTGACACCGATCGACCGGACCTTGCCGTCGGCCAGGAGCTTCTCCAGGGCGTGGTACGCGCCGATCGTGCGGCCGAACTCGCCCGGGAGGGCCTGGTGAAGGATCAGCAGGTCGATCTGGTCCACACCGAGCTTGCCGGCGCTCTTGTCGAAGGAGTGCAGCGTCTCGTCGTAGCCGTAGTCGCTGATCCAGATCTTGGTCTCGACGAACACCTCGGACCGCCCGAGACCGGAACGACGGATCGCCTCCCCGACCTCACGCTCGTTGCCGTAGGCCGCGGCGGTGTCGATGTGGCGGTAGCCCGACGCGAGCGCCGTCTCGACGGCCGAGACCGTCTCCTCGGGAGCCGCCTGGAAGACCCCGAAGCCCAGGGCCGGGATCTGCACACCGTTGTTCAAGGTCAGAGCTGGGATTGCCATGACCTTCACGGTAGGCCCGTGCACCGGGTGCCGGCAGTGCACGACGAGACCGGTACCAGCAGTACCCCCCCCAGGTCCCCGGCGCCACACCGCCCGGGGGCCGAGGGGGCTACGGCCTCGCCGGGGAGGTGACCGGCCGACCGACCGACGGACCGGAGTCCGGCACGCCGGCGTAGTCGGGCAGCTCGACGCCGTTGACCGCGCGCTCGACCAGCGCCATGAGCGCATCCATGTCGGGCTCCGGTGGCGGCTCCCCGCCCTCCTCGGGGACGTCACGGCTCTGCACGTGCATCCGGCCGATCTCCTGGTTGGCCTCGACGAACGGGCGCATGCGCTCCTCGTAGCGCGCGAACCCGATCTCCGGGTCCCAGCCGGCGGCGGCCAGCTCCCCGGCCAGCAGGTAGGCACCGACCAGGGCAAGCCCGGTGCCCCCGCCGGACATCGGCGACGAGCTGAACGCCGCGTCACCGAGCAGCGCCACGCGACCGTCCGACCAGCGGTCCATGACCACCTGGGCGACCTGGTCGAGGTAGAAGTCCGGGGTGTCGTCGACGTGCTCGAGGATGCGCGGGGTCATCCAGCCGAAGCCGGCCATGCGCTCGCACAGCAGCCGCTTCTGGGCCTCGACGTCGCGGTGGTCGACGTCGAGGTCCTCGGCGCCGAACGAGAGCATGGCCATCGCCCGGTCGCCGTCCGGGAGCGGCCGCAGGCCGGCGGAGCGCCCGGAGTCCTGGTGGTCGACCATCCAGCGGTCCACCCCGAACTCGTTGGGCACGGTGTAGAAGGCCAGCACCATGCCGAGGTGGCGGACGAAACGCTCGTGCGGCCCGAAGACCGTCGCCCGCAACGCCGAGTGCAGCCCGTCCGCCCCGACCACCAGGTCGAAGCGCCGCCGGTCGCCGCCCGCGAAGACCACGTCGACCCCGTCGGAGTCCTGGGTGAGCTCGGCGATCCGGTCCCCGAAGACGTACTCGACGCCGTCGCGGGTGTCGTCGTGGAGCACCCGGGACAGGTCCCCGCGCAGGATCTCGATCTCCGAGACGTACCCGTCGCCGCCGTGGTCGTCGGCACGGAACGTCTCCAGCACGTTCCCGTCCGCGTCCACGGTGTAGGCGCCGACGGTGTCGGTGCGGGCCGCGCGCACCTGCGCGTCCAGCCCCATCCGCCGGATGACCTCCCTGGCCACCCCGCGCGCGTCCACCGCCTGCCCGCCGGGACGCAGCCCGGGTGCCCGCTCGACGACGGTCACCTCGGCACCCCGCCGGTGCAGCCAGTGGGCCAGCGCGGGTCCCGCGATGCTCGCCCCCGCCACCAGGACCTCGATACCGCTCACGGTGCCTCCTTCGTCGCGTAGTCGAAGGTAGGACGCCGGCGGGGCCGGAAAGTCATCGCCGGAGCCGTGGAGGGAGATGTCAGCCGGGCATCGTCTCGCCACCGACCGGCGCGAGGACCTCGCCGGTGTAGTACGACGACATCGACGGCGCGGCGAAGAACACGAACGACGGGGCGATCTCGTCCGGGTGCGCGGCACGGCCCATCGGGGTCTGTGCGCCGAAGGACTCCACCTTCTCCGCCGGGAACGTCGCCGGGATCAGGGGCGTCCACACCGGTCCGGGAGCCACGCAGTTCACCCGGATCTCCCGGTCCATCAGCGACTGCGCCAGGGCGTAGGTCAACGACTGCACCGCGCCCTTCGTCGCGGAGTAGTCGATCAGGTTCTTGTTGCCGCGCAGCCCGTTCACCGAGCCGGTGTTGATGATCGAGCCGCCCGCCGGGAGATGCGCCAGCGCCGCGCGCGTCACGCGGAAGTAGCTGTGCACGTTCACCTCGAACGTCCGCAGCCACTTCTCGTCGGTGATCTGCTCCGGCCGGTCGTAGGGCTCCTGGGTCGCGATGTTGTTCACGACCGTGTCGAGCCGGCCCAGCTCGGCCACCGTGCGCGAGACCACCTCGTCGCAGTGCGCGGCGTCGCCGAGGTCGCCGGCGATCGTCACGCAGCGGCGCCCCTGCGCACGCACCAGCGCGGCGGTGTGGTCGGCGTCGTCGTCCTCGGACAGGTAGGACAGCGCGACGTCCGCGCCCTCCTTGGCGAAGGCCACGCACACCGCCCGGCCGATGCCGGAGTCACCGCCGGTCACCAGCGCGACCGTGCCGTCGAGCAGGCCACGGCCGATGTAGTCGCGCATCTCGTCACGCGGCGCAGGGTCGAGGTCGCCGGTCCGTCCGGGAGAGCCCTGCTGCTGTGCGGGCGGGTTCGGGTCGGTCATGGGGTGTCCTTCTTCCGTGGGGCGTTCACCGGGTCGTGATCGCCTGCCCGGGGCTCGCCGGGACAAACGTCGCCGACGGCGGGTTCCCGGCCCCGTCGTCCGGCTCGACGGCCGCCATCTGCGTCCGCAGCTGCTCCAGGGTCCGGCTCAGCAGGCGGGACACATGCATCTGCGACACCCCGACCTGCTCGGCGATCCGGGTCTGCGTCTGCTCGCTGTAGAAGCGCAGCAGCAGGATGGTCCGTTCGCGCTCGGGCAGTTCGTTGATCAGCCGGCGCAGCGTCCCGCGCTGCTCGACGACCTCCAGGTCGGTGTCCTCGCTGCCGAGCCGCTCCCCGATGCCGGGCTCACCCTCGGCGGTCGGCGCATCCAGCGAGGAGGCCTGGTAGGACTCCATGGCGGCGAGGGTGTCGACGACCTCCTCCACGCGCACCCCGGTCTCCTCCGCGAGCTCGCTCGGCCGCGGAGCACGACCCAGCCGGTGCGTCAGCACGTCGGTGGCCCGCCGGACCCGGACGCTGAGCTCCTTGAGGTCGCGCGGCACCCGCATCGCCCAGGTGTGGTCGCGCAGGTAGCGCATCATCGCGCCCCGCACGCTCGGGACGAGGTAGGCGAGCGCGCCCCGGGTCGCGGCGTCCGGGTCGTATCGGTCGATGGCCTTGATCAGTCCGACGACGCCGGCCTGCTCGAGGTCCTCGGACGAGTGTCCCCCTGTGGCGTAGCGCCGGGACAGGTTGTGCACGAGCGGGAGGAACTCACGGATCAGACGGTCGCGCCGCTCCTCCCGGCCGGGGTCGCCCACCGTGCTCTCGGCGTGCCGGCGCAGGTCGGGCTCGAGGTCGTCGTAACCGTCACGGCCGTCACGGCTCCGGGCCGGTGTCGTGGAATTCGTGAACTCTGTCGTCGTCATCAACACTCCATGCCGGGGCGCGGCACGCACGACGGGTACCGACGAGCGGTAACGGTTGCGCGGCGTGTGTCCGGCGGGCCAGAGGGGCCTGCTACACCGGAGCGCTGGAGGACTCAACGCGCCTTCGCCGCACGACGGCGGCGATCTGTCCCGACGGTAACGCCGACCACGGAACGGGGCAACCACCGTCCGGAGTCCGACCGTCACAGGACGGCGCGCCCTTCCCGTCCGGGCTCAGCCCTCGGGCGCCCCCGAGGACCGGGTTCCGGCACCGCCGGCGCGCACCCGCTCGATCAGACGCTGCCGGGTCCGGCGCTCCAGCACCTCCCTCGAGACGTCCGCCGAGGGGGCGTCCAGCTCGCGGTGGCACTCCCGGATCACCTCGTCGATGACCTCGGCCGGGAGGAACGTGCCGAACTCCACCCCCACGCGTGCTGCGGCGTCGGCCGCCCCGGCCGGTGGGCGGACCGGACCGGCCTCATCGGCCCGGCCGGCGCCGTGAACGGATCGCTGCGCGGTGACCATCGTCGTCCCCTTCTCCTCGTGCCCACGACTCCGTCGTGGACGGTCCCGGGTGGACGCCTACCCGGCCCGGCGGCGTCGAATCGTCGGCCGGAGTACCTGCCCGGCAAGGGCACGAGCCGGGCGGGCCGCCCGGTCCGGCCACAGCGGGAACCGGCCGGAGGGGTCGGATCGGGCGGCGCGATGACGTACCTTCGTCGACGACGCCGAGCAGCGAACGCCACCCGATACGAGGTGTATCCCCGTGCGCCCCGACAAGAGCGACGAACTCGTCATCGCCCTGCGCAACGCCGGACGCGACCTGGTCGCCCGGCGCAGCATCTCCGACCTCGAGCAGACCCTCGCCGAGATCGTCACCTCCGCCGTCGACACCGTTCCCGGGGCCGACGCCGGGGGGATCTCCATGACCGAGAACGGTCACGTCACCTCCCGGGTCCCCACCGACGAGGGCGTCAACAAGCTCGACCAGCTGCAGTCCGAGCTCCACGAGGGACCCTGCATCACCGCGGTCGAGGACCCGCCCGACGACGGCGTGGTCCTGGCCCGGGACCTCGCCGAACCGCCCGACTCCGACCGGTGGCCCCGCTTCGCCCTCCGAGCCGCCGACACCGGTTACCGGGCCCTCATGTCGACCCAGCTCACGACCGACGGCCCCCTGCGCGCGGCGCTGAACCTCTACTCCCGCACCCCGGGCGCCTTCGACGACGCCGCCCGCACCGTCGCCGGTCTCTTCGGCGTCCAGGCGGCCCTGCTGCTCTACGGCGCCACCAACTCCTCCCAGCTCAGCCAGGCGCTGGCCACCCGCGACGTCATCGGCCAGGCCAAGGGCATCCTCATGGAGCGGTTCGGCATCGACGACGAACGCGCTTTCCAGATGCTGGTGCGCTCTTCTCAGGACACCAACCTCAAGCTCGTCGACGTCGCCCGATGGCTCACCACGAGCGAGAAGGGCCGACCTCGCGCGTGACGCAGCACCGCTCACCGATGACCCCGAGGGCCTGACGGGACGACGACACCTGGTGATGGTCGTGGACGTGCGCGTCCCGGATCTGCGACGGTCCGGCGTGAGCAGGACGACACCCGCGGCCGGGCGCCGAGAAGATTGCATAGTGCAATGATAGCTTGATGCAACGAGATGCGGAGCCGTTCCCGGGCTCGCCCCACTCTGTCGCGGACGAGGTCCGGCACACCGAGGACGAGCTCGTCGACGTGGTGATGACGGCGAGCCGGGCACTGCTGGCCGTGGCCGCACGGTCGCTGGCCGCGGTCGACGAGGACGTGACCCTCCCGCAGTACCGGGCACTGGTGGTCCTGGCCCAGCGCGGCGCCCAGCGACCGGCCGACCTCGCCGCCGCTCTGACGGTGACACCGTCCACCGCGACGAGGATGTGCGACCGGTTGGTGGGCAAGGATCTCGTCGTGCGCGATCGCTCGCACGACGACCGGCGCGAGGTGACGGTCTCGCTGTCGACGGCGGGACAGGACCTCGTGCGGGACGTCACCGTCCGGCGCCGGGCCGAGCTCCGGACGTTGCTCGCCGCCATGCCCGAGGAGCGCCGCACCGACGTCGTGGAGGGCCTGCGGTCCTTCTCCGAGGCCGCGGGCGAACCCTCGGAGCCGGACTGGGCGATCGGCGGTGCCCGCCCGTGAGCACCGGCGACCTCGCGGACTCGACCTCGACCCGACCCGGCCCTCTGACCTCGGCGCGTCGCTGGCTGGTCGGGACGCGGCCGGGGCTGGTCGGACTCGCCCTGATCATCGGGGTCGGAGCCGGGCTGGGCGCGGTCGTGTTCCGGTTCCTGATCTTCGGCATCACCGGGCTGGTGACCGGCCGGACCGACTACAGCGACGCCGGACGGGTGCCCAGCACCCACTTTCCCGAACTGGGGATCTGGTTCCTGCTCCTCGCGCCGGTCGTCGGCGGCCTGATCTACGGCCCGCTGGTCAACCGCTTCGCACCCGAGGCCCGCGGGCACGGTGTCCCCGAGGTGATGTTCGCCGTCGCCCGCAACGGCGGCCGGATCCCGGCCCGTGTCGCCGCGGTCAAGGCGCTCGCCTCGGCCCTGTGCATCGGTACCGGCGGCTCGGTCGGCCGGGAGGGGCCGATCGTGCAGATCGGGTCCGCGCTCGGGTCCTCGATCGGGCAGTGGCTGCGGGTGCCCTCGAACCGGCTGGTGCTGATGGTCGCCTGCGGCGCCGCCGGCGGTATCTCGGCCACCTTCAACGCCCCGATCGCCGGGGTGCTGTTCGGCCTGGAGATCATCCTGCGCGCTTTCACCGCGGAGGCGTTCGGCATCTTGGTGATCTCCTCGGTGACCGCGAACGTGATCGCCCGGACGATCGTCGGCGACGACACCATCCTGTCGCTGCCGCACTTCGCCCTGGGCTCGGTGTCCGAGCTGCCCCTCTACGCCCTGCTCGGCCTGCTCGCCGGGCTGCTCGGCTGGGTGTTCGCGCGCTTCCTGTACCTCGTCGAGGACGCCTGCGACGCGGTGTGGCGCGGTCCTGAATGGCTGCGCCCGGCCGTGGGCGGGGTTCTCCTCGGGGGGTTGCTCCTCGCGCTGCCCCAGATGTACGGCGTCGGCTACCCGGTGCTCCAGGAGGGGATCTCCGGCGGGTACGCGCTCGGATTCCTCCTGGTCCTGCTTATCGGCAAGATGGTCGCGACGAGCCTGACCATCGGTATCGGTGGATCCGGCGGCGTGTTCGCCCCCTCGCTGTTCGTCGGCGGGATGGCCGGAACGGCCTTCGGGATCGTCGCGGACGCGCTGTTCCCCGCCCTGCATCTGTCTCCCGGCGCGTTCGGCCTGGTCGGCATGGCCGCCGTGTTCGCCGGCGCCGCCCACGCGCCGATCACCGCGGTCCTGATCGTGTTCGAGCTGACCGGCGACTACGCGGTCATCCTGCCGCTGATGGCCGCCGTCGTGCTGGCCACCGGAATCAGCCACCTGGTGTCGCACGACACCATCTACACGCTCAAGCTCCTGCGCCGGGGTGTGGACATCGATGCCGACTCCGGTACCGACCGCGTCCTGCGAACGGTGACCGTCGGAGATCTGATGACGCCGGCCGCGCCCGGACCACCGGCGGAGCCGGCCTCCTCCGATCCCGGCGCGCCGGTGGACGTGGAGCTGCGTCCGGAGAGTCCGGTCCACGACGTCCTCCCGGAGCTGTCCGCACGACCGGGACGGACACTGCCGGTCCGCAGGCAGCCGGACGGTCCGGCCGTCGGGTACCTGAGCGAGCACGACGTCCTGGAGCACCTCCGCCGTAGCTCGGGCCCGTGACGCCGGGCTCCGGTGACACGGCCCGCCCCGGGACCCCGACGCCACCACCGAACGATCGGACCACCCACACCATGACCGACGCGGCCTCGCCGATCACCATCACCATCGGCCACGACGAGCTGATCATCCGCCGGCGCTACGAGGCGCTGAGCATCGTGAACGACATCCTGATCGCGATCTGGTTCACGATCGGCAGCATCCTGTTCTTCTCCGACGCGACCACCTACGCCGGCACGTGGCTCTTCCTCGCGGGGAGCATCGAGCTCCTGATCCGGCCGGTCATCCGGCTGACCCGCCAGGTCCACCTGCGCCGGATGCCGGGGGGCTCCGGCACCACGCACGAGACCGGCCACGACTTCTGACCGGTCCGACGTGTCAGACGGCGTCGAGGGCAGCCCGGCGGCCACCGCCACTTCGCCGGTGAGCCCGACGGTGTGGCCGAGTGGTTCGCCGCCTACCGGGCCACCAACCGTTCACCTACCCGCGACCCCACCTGGTGAGCCGGTCTGCGAGAACCGGTCGCGGGGAGGCCACGAGTCACACACAGCCGTGGAGAGCTCGGGTCGGACGTCCTGCTCAGGAGAGGCGGGCACGTCCGCTGTCGGGACCGGTCAGACGCAGGATCATGTCGACGTCCGCTCCGTCGCTGTCGAGCGCCGCGCGGAGTCGGACGAGGGCGTGGGAGGTGATCCGGTCGCGCAGGACGGCGAGATCGGCGGTGGTCTCGGCGGTGACCTCGAGGTGCACGACGGGGTGGCGGTGGTCTCCGACGAGAGCTGCGGCGGCTTTGCTGACGTGCTCGTAGCCCTCGATGTCGGCGGCCAGCGCGTCCGCGGCGTGGTCGGAGTCGAGCGTCGTGACCCCCGTCGGCGAGCTGTCGCCGCGGTCGCCGAGCGTCCAGGTGCCGGTCTTGGGGCGGCGCCGGGTCTGGGCCAGCAACCATCGCAGGCACAGCAGTCCGACGATCACGGCGACGACGATGGTCGCGTAGGCCGCCCAGGTGGGCGGACTGATCCGGTCCGGCAGCAGCGGCGCCGAGGGGTCGAGTCCGGGGAGGACTCCACCCAGCAGTCCGGTGCCGAACGCCAGGCCGAATCCTCCGGCGAGCAGGAGCAGGAGGCCGAGAAGGATCAACAGGGTCCTGTTGAGCCGGGCCGGCCGGTTCGGACTGGCCATCATGTCTCCTTGTCGGTCGTGACACGGACCCGCAGGCGCTGGGGCCGGGCGGGCCCGATCCGGGCGAGCTGTTCGTCCAGTGCGGCGCGGACCTGCGTCTTCTTGTCGGCGGGGTCACCGAAGGCGACGTGTGCGGTGACGGCGGTCGTGCGGCCACGGGTGCGCACGCCGGCGCGGGTGACTCCGTCGACGGTGGTGGCGGAGTCGGTCAGTGCCCGGTCGAGGCTGCGCCGGGAGATGCCGGTCTCGATCCCGGTGCCGGAGTCGGTGAGGGGGATGACGGTGGGGTTGCCCGGTCGTATCGCGACGACGAGGAGGAGCAGGCCGACGAGTGCGACCACCGCAGCGGCGGCCAGGACGGCGACGCCGTCGCCGGTGAGCTGCGCACCGGCCTGTGCCATGGCCGAGAAGGGCAGGAGTGGCGTCCGGCCGAGCAGGTTCTGCACACACGACACGGCCACGAGCACGCAGACTGCGAGCAGTACGACGGCGACCAGGGATGCGGCGAGGGTGCGACGGGGACGGCGGATCATGCGAGTTCCCTGCGGTGGGTGGGTCGTGCCGGTGTGGTCAGGGCGGTGACGGTGATGTCGACGTGGGTCACCTGCATGCCGGTCGACGCGGCCACACGCACGGCCAGGTGACGCCGTGCACGGTCGGCCGTCGCGGCGACGGGGGCCGGATAGCTCACGCTCACCCGGGCGTCGAGGGACACCGACCCGCCGGACACGGTCGCGGTCACCCGCGGGCGCTGCTCGGCATGGTCGGACCCCATCGGGAGGCCGAGCACGCGGCGGGCGGCGCCGCCGATCTCGTCGATCTCGTCGAGCACGGCGGCGCTGATCTTCTCCACGGCGGTGTCGGCGATCGAGAGTGATCCACGGTCATCGGGGGCCGTGTCGGCCCGGTGACGACCGGGGCCGCTCGTGCCCGGCCGGGCTGCCGGGACGTTCGGGCTGCTCATCGGGTCAGCGACGACGGTCGGTGCCGCGACCGGACAGGCCCGAACGCTCGGAGAGCTCCGAGAGGTCGAGGTCGCCGTCGAGGTAGCGGCCGACCAGCAGGCCGATCGCACCGAGGATCAGCGCGACGATGAAGCCGCCGAATCCCCCCACGACACCGGCGATGCCGAGGAGCAGACCGGCGAGCAGACCGAGCTGGGTATTGCTCAGGGCGGAAATCATGAGAGATCACTCCACAATGGATCGTATGTTCGGGAAGGCGGTGTGCCGTGAGAATTGAGGGACTGCAGGGCCGGCCGCGTCGGTGACGCGGCCGGCCCCGACCGCGCGGTGTGCCCCGCGGCTATGCGAGGTGGTCGACGGCGGCCGCGTAGTCCTCGACGACCACGAGTGCCTGGACCGGACTGGGCCCGGCGGCGGCGATGGCCGCACGGACCTGGCCCTCGATCTCCGGGACGGGGATCGGGTAGCGGCCGATCACATGGACCTCGACCGCACCGGGCCGGACCCGGACGCCGCTCACGCGGCGACCGGGCAGGTAGGTGGCGA is a window encoding:
- a CDS encoding YrhK family protein codes for the protein MTDAASPITITIGHDELIIRRRYEALSIVNDILIAIWFTIGSILFFSDATTYAGTWLFLAGSIELLIRPVIRLTRQVHLRRMPGGSGTTHETGHDF
- a CDS encoding DUF6286 domain-containing protein; translated protein: MIRRPRRTLAASLVAVVLLAVCVLVAVSCVQNLLGRTPLLPFSAMAQAGAQLTGDGVAVLAAAAVVALVGLLLLVVAIRPGNPTVIPLTDSGTGIETGISRRSLDRALTDSATTVDGVTRAGVRTRGRTTAVTAHVAFGDPADKKTQVRAALDEQLARIGPARPQRLRVRVTTDKET
- a CDS encoding alkaline shock response membrane anchor protein AmaP — encoded protein: MASPNRPARLNRTLLILLGLLLLLAGGFGLAFGTGLLGGVLPGLDPSAPLLPDRISPPTWAAYATIVVAVIVGLLCLRWLLAQTRRRPKTGTWTLGDRGDSSPTGVTTLDSDHAADALAADIEGYEHVSKAAAALVGDHRHPVVHLEVTAETTADLAVLRDRITSHALVRLRAALDSDGADVDMILRLTGPDSGRARLS
- a CDS encoding Asp23/Gls24 family envelope stress response protein encodes the protein MTTAPSPGEPDPDLVAAIVLSCPAVAGLHPGPFGEVATYLPGRRVSGVRVRPGAVEVHVIGRYPIPVPEIEGQVRAAIAAAGPSPVQALVVVEDYAAAVDHLA
- a CDS encoding chloride channel protein, producing MSTGDLADSTSTRPGPLTSARRWLVGTRPGLVGLALIIGVGAGLGAVVFRFLIFGITGLVTGRTDYSDAGRVPSTHFPELGIWFLLLAPVVGGLIYGPLVNRFAPEARGHGVPEVMFAVARNGGRIPARVAAVKALASALCIGTGGSVGREGPIVQIGSALGSSIGQWLRVPSNRLVLMVACGAAGGISATFNAPIAGVLFGLEIILRAFTAEAFGILVISSVTANVIARTIVGDDTILSLPHFALGSVSELPLYALLGLLAGLLGWVFARFLYLVEDACDAVWRGPEWLRPAVGGVLLGGLLLALPQMYGVGYPVLQEGISGGYALGFLLVLLIGKMVATSLTIGIGGSGGVFAPSLFVGGMAGTAFGIVADALFPALHLSPGAFGLVGMAAVFAGAAHAPITAVLIVFELTGDYAVILPLMAAVVLATGISHLVSHDTIYTLKLLRRGVDIDADSGTDRVLRTVTVGDLMTPAAPGPPAEPASSDPGAPVDVELRPESPVHDVLPELSARPGRTLPVRRQPDGPAVGYLSEHDVLEHLRRSSGP
- a CDS encoding FAD-dependent monooxygenase, which gives rise to MSGIEVLVAGASIAGPALAHWLHRRGAEVTVVERAPGLRPGGQAVDARGVAREVIRRMGLDAQVRAARTDTVGAYTVDADGNVLETFRADDHGGDGYVSEIEILRGDLSRVLHDDTRDGVEYVFGDRIAELTQDSDGVDVVFAGGDRRRFDLVVGADGLHSALRATVFGPHERFVRHLGMVLAFYTVPNEFGVDRWMVDHQDSGRSAGLRPLPDGDRAMAMLSFGAEDLDVDHRDVEAQKRLLCERMAGFGWMTPRILEHVDDTPDFYLDQVAQVVMDRWSDGRVALLGDAAFSSSPMSGGGTGLALVGAYLLAGELAAAGWDPEIGFARYEERMRPFVEANQEIGRMHVQSRDVPEEGGEPPPEPDMDALMALVERAVNGVELPDYAGVPDSGPSVGRPVTSPARP
- a CDS encoding MarR family winged helix-turn-helix transcriptional regulator, producing the protein MQRDAEPFPGSPHSVADEVRHTEDELVDVVMTASRALLAVAARSLAAVDEDVTLPQYRALVVLAQRGAQRPADLAAALTVTPSTATRMCDRLVGKDLVVRDRSHDDRREVTVSLSTAGQDLVRDVTVRRRAELRTLLAAMPEERRTDVVEGLRSFSEAAGEPSEPDWAIGGARP
- a CDS encoding Asp23/Gls24 family envelope stress response protein; translation: MSSPNVPAARPGTSGPGRHRADTAPDDRGSLSIADTAVEKISAAVLDEIDEIGGAARRVLGLPMGSDHAEQRPRVTATVSGGSVSLDARVSVSYPAPVAATADRARRHLAVRVAASTGMQVTHVDITVTALTTPARPTHRRELA
- a CDS encoding SDR family oxidoreductase yields the protein MTDPNPPAQQQGSPGRTGDLDPAPRDEMRDYIGRGLLDGTVALVTGGDSGIGRAVCVAFAKEGADVALSYLSEDDDADHTAALVRAQGRRCVTIAGDLGDAAHCDEVVSRTVAELGRLDTVVNNIATQEPYDRPEQITDEKWLRTFEVNVHSYFRVTRAALAHLPAGGSIINTGSVNGLRGNKNLIDYSATKGAVQSLTYALAQSLMDREIRVNCVAPGPVWTPLIPATFPAEKVESFGAQTPMGRAAHPDEIAPSFVFFAAPSMSSYYTGEVLAPVGGETMPG
- a CDS encoding SigB/SigF/SigG family RNA polymerase sigma factor yields the protein MTTTEFTNSTTPARSRDGRDGYDDLEPDLRRHAESTVGDPGREERRDRLIREFLPLVHNLSRRYATGGHSSEDLEQAGVVGLIKAIDRYDPDAATRGALAYLVPSVRGAMMRYLRDHTWAMRVPRDLKELSVRVRRATDVLTHRLGRAPRPSELAEETGVRVEEVVDTLAAMESYQASSLDAPTAEGEPGIGERLGSEDTDLEVVEQRGTLRRLINELPERERTILLLRFYSEQTQTRIAEQVGVSQMHVSRLLSRTLEQLRTQMAAVEPDDGAGNPPSATFVPASPGQAITTR
- a CDS encoding aldo/keto reductase codes for the protein MAIPALTLNNGVQIPALGFGVFQAAPEETVSAVETALASGYRHIDTAAAYGNEREVGEAIRRSGLGRSEVFVETKIWISDYGYDETLHSFDKSAGKLGVDQIDLLILHQALPGEFGRTIGAYHALEKLLADGKVRSIGVSNFMPDHLAALMEETSVVPAINQIEVHPYFRQTELLDADAGYGIVSQAWSPIGGITFYRDGSHGSTLQDPVIVGIAQAHGKSPAQVMLRWHLQQGRQVIPKSVTPSRIAENIDVFGFELTAEELSAIDGLDTGVRGGPAPEAVTLESFGREIPEA
- a CDS encoding GAF and ANTAR domain-containing protein, translating into MRPDKSDELVIALRNAGRDLVARRSISDLEQTLAEIVTSAVDTVPGADAGGISMTENGHVTSRVPTDEGVNKLDQLQSELHEGPCITAVEDPPDDGVVLARDLAEPPDSDRWPRFALRAADTGYRALMSTQLTTDGPLRAALNLYSRTPGAFDDAARTVAGLFGVQAALLLYGATNSSQLSQALATRDVIGQAKGILMERFGIDDERAFQMLVRSSQDTNLKLVDVARWLTTSEKGRPRA